The genomic stretch ACTGTGTATGACCAGGATCGAGATGAGAAGAAAATTCATCTAAAAGGAGTATTTTAGATTTTTGAGCAAAAGCTCTTGCTACCATGACTCTTTGTTTTTCGCCACCAGATAAATTAGAAAAACTTTTTTCTTTAAATTTATAAGTATCTGTTTTTTTCATGGAATTGGATATTATGTTTTCATCTTCTTTATTTTCTGTAAAAAAATCAAATTTTTTTGAATAAGGTAATCTGGAAGTTTCCACAATACTTTTGACAGAATAATCAAAAATAGTGTTAAATTCTTGAGGAACAACGGCTATCAATTTTGAAAGTTCTTTCAAATTTAAGGATTTTAAATTTTTAGAGTCTATAAATATATTTCCATATTTTAAAGGAAGAATTTTAGATATTAATTTTATTAAAGTTGATTTTCCAGCCCCATTAGGTCCAATTATTGATACAATTTCTCCATTTTTTATATGAAGATTTTTAATATCTAAATTGAATCCATTTCCATAATTAAATTTTATATTATTTATTTGAATCATAATTTTTTCCCTCTTTTTTTCATAACATATATAAATAAAGGCGCTCCGATTATAGAAGTTATTATTCCTATTGGAAGTTCGGAAGGAGCAAAAATTGTTCTGGATATAAAATCACTTATAGTTAAAAAAATTCCACCCGATAATATAGATATTAAACTAGAAATTAATGAATATGGTCCTTTAATTTTTCTTACAAGATGTGGTATTATTAATCCAACAAACCCTATTATTCCAGATTTTGAAACAGCTATAGATACAGCAAATATATTTGTTAAAATTAGTATCATTTTTATTTTTTCTGGATTTACACCAGAATATATTGCCATATCATCACCCATAGATAAAACATTTAATTCTTTATTATAAATTATTATTACGATAGTTTGTATTAATAATACTACAGTCAATATAAATATATCTTCCCATGTAATAGAAGCTGTACTTCCCATGAGCCATATATTTACATGTATTAAATTTCTCCAAAACATTACTGTTATTAATGTTGTAAATGCATTGAACAAAAAACTAACTATTACACCACTTAATATTAAAGATAATACTGGAAATTTTTTTCCTTCTTTTGCCAACATAAATACTATGATTGCAGATATTATAGAAAATATGAAAGAAAAAGTTTCTAATCCGAAAAATAAATGTAATCCTAATATACCAGATAAAGCCGTATAAATTACAGCTCCAAAAGAGGCTCCAGAAGATATTCCAAGTATATAAGGGTCTGCAAGAGGATTTTGAATTATTAACTGTAATATATTTCCAGATAAAGCTAAAATACCTCCAATTATAAAACTACCTAAAATTCTTGGTAATCTCAAATCCATAATGAGTAATTTATATGTAGAATTTTCTTGATTAAGAAATAGTGTTTTTATTACTTCTTTTAATGGAATATTTACACTTCCCAAAGAAGTAAAAATTATTATAGATATAAAACTTATTATCAAAAGAATAAACAGGAGAGGTATAATCCTCTTCCTGTTTTTAATTTTTTTTATAGTCATTTTGACTCCTTTATTATTTCATATATTGACTCTAATGCTTCTATTAATGAAGGTGATGCTTGTGAAGCTTTATCATTATTAATTGAAAATATTTTGTTGTTTTTAACAGCATTTACATTTTTAAATTGAGAAGCTGATTTTAAAGTTTCAATTCCAGAATTATCTCCCATAAAATAAGAAGGAACAATAATTATATCTGGATTTTTAGAAACTATAAATTCAGGGCCAACAGAAAGCCAACCATTATTTCCAGTATATGGTGAAGCAACATTTAAACTACCAGCGATTGATAGTAATTCATTCATAAAAGAACCTGTTCCACTTGTCCAAATTGATGAAATATTTTGACTTGAAATCATTGCATACATAACAGTTGGTTTTTCTGACCAAGTAGATGTTTCTTTAGAAATATTAAGCATTCTTTCTCTTAAATTTTTTGATAATTTTATTGCTTGTTCTTTTTTATCAATTATAGTTCCTATTAAAACTGTGTCTCTTATTATATCATTTATGGATAATGGGTTTATAACTATAGTTTTTATATTATATTTTTCTAATCTTTCAAGTTCTTTTTCTTGGAATCCACCAGATATAAATACAATATCAGGATTTAAGCTTATTATTTTTTCAAGATTCAAAGGTGTCATATTTCCTATTTTTTCAGCTTCAATGTTATTATCCCAATCAGTAACGCCTACAACAAGATCTTCTGCATTTAAATGTTTCAAATAATCAGATACAGCTGGTGCAGCAGAAATTATTCTCTTAATATCTTGGTCTATTTTTACAGGTCTTCCAAGATCATCTATTATTGTAAATGATGATAAAGCTATAATTCCTACTAATAACAATAGAACAATACTCAATGCTTTTTTCATTTTTGCTACCTCCCGTAATAATTACGCCAAGGTAAAAACTAACTCCAAACACTTTGGCGCGAAGTGCTTGAATTTTTAAAAATTATAAATAAAGTATCCCGACTTATGAGTTATATCCTCCAAATTACCCTTCCCGATTTTTTAATCAGTGGTATGTAATTTTTTGTCCTCAATCACGGTGGCGCGACCGTATTAGATTTTCACTAATTTCCTTTATTTATTATTTATATATTTTTTTTAAAATACTTGACCAAATCCAAATTCAAATTTTCCTTTTAAATTTTTGTCCCAACCATATTCAAATCTGATTTGACCCAGTAAAGGAATGTTGAATTTTAAACCAGTTCCAAAAGACCAAATATTATCATTCAATATATTATTTAAATTATTTGAAGTATTTCCATTATCATAAAAAGCATATATATCAATTGGTACTGGATTTTTTAATAGTTCATAAGCTAATTCAGTATTGAATAAATACATATTATTACCTTGTTTAGAAGATAAACTATATCTTCTTACACTATTCATTCCGCCAACTGAATAATTGAATAAGGAATAAGGATCATTAGAGAATCCGATTTTTAATCTTGTTCCAAAAGTAAATTTATAGAAACTTGTAAAATATTTACCTTCTAAAGTATTACCAGTATAATATTGATCTGTGTTATTTAGATTTAATCCTCCAAAAACTCTTGTTGAAAAATATTCTCCCGAATAAGGTCTATATGGATTATCTAATCTGTTTAATTTGTAACCAATACCAGTAGAAAGTCTTTTTATATCATTTGATTTTAATTTTTGATAATAGTCATAGGATAAATCTGTTGTTATATATGAAAAATCTGAAAATTTGAATGAAGGTGAAATAGAAAATGATAAATTATTTGTTATAGAAGCACCTAAAGTTTCTACATATTCACCATTTGGTACTGTTAGATATGATGTGCTTAATCCAAGATCTATATCCGTTTTAAAGATTTTTGATACATTATAATTTAATCCGAATTTATATTTATTATTCAAAGGATTTAATTCAGTATTTAGTCCAAAAGTTTGACCATAACCAAAAGGATTTGGAATATAAAAACTTAAAGTTCCTGCAAATCCATAATACCAATCTTTTACATCTGGCATAGACCAAGTTAATCCACCAGCTATCTTAACAGCATTTGTTCTTTCATGTGGATGAATCTCAAAGTCAACAGAGTCTTCTGACATTGAAATAGGATTTATATCAACACTTTGGAAAAAACCTGTTCCAGTGAATGCTCTATAGGTATCTTGTAATTTATTTAGATTTACAACTTCATCTTTTTTTAATTTTATTAAATCATCTATTATATAATCTTGGGTTTTTGCCGTAGCATCTTTTGTTATTTTTATATTACCTACTTTTTTCTCATTAAAATTATATATTAAATCATTATTTTTGTCTATATTTACTTTTGTATCAACAAATAAGAATCCTTCTTGTGTATATAATTTATTTATTACATCTAAAGATTTTAAAATATCTAAATTAGAAACAGTTGAGTTTTCTGTTATTATTTCTGATACCTTTTCATTTAATCTAAAACTTTCGATAGAATCATTACCATTATACTTTATTTTATTTATTTTGGTATTATCATCTATAACTCTTCTTAATTTTCCATCTAGTACAAGATTTAATTCTCCACCCAAGGATTCTTCTATATCTACGGGTTCCCATTTTATAGAAGTTTCTTCACTAAAATAAGGTAATGAAGCTATAGAAGACATCAAACCCTGTAATTTTTTTATATCTGGATATGATTCTTTTAATTTTGGCCTAAACAGGAAAAATTTATTTTCATAGTCTTTTCTAAATTTAAAATTTAGATCTTTCTTTACTTTTTCTTTATCTAATTGGGCATATTCGCCTTCTAATTTCAAATCCCAGAGTTTATATTCATTTATTATGAATAATAAAGTATTTTCATCATATTTATTATTATTAATTTCTGTTGCTTCAAGTGTTACTTTATCACCTAATAATTTAATATTAGAACTTATTTCTATAGTACTATAATCATTATTCGTATAATATAAATTTATGGAATTGAGTGCTTTTTGAAAGTCATATACATTTAAAGGAATATCTGTTTTTAAATTTAAATAATCTTTTAAATCTTTTTTATCGACAAATCCATCACCATATACTTCTATTTCAACATTTTTGACTATTGGATTTGGATTTATTATTAATTTCAAATTTCCATTTTCTTCGTCTAATTCATAAGAAAGCGAATTGAAAAAGCCGAGATTATTTACTTGTTTCATTGCTAATTTTATGTCTATATCTCCAACATAATTTCCGATTTTTATATCATAATTATTCATAATATTATTTATATCTGTAGCAGCATAAGATATATCTGTACTATACTCTATTGAGTTAAGCTTTGTTATTGAGAATGAAAGAGTCAATAAAGATAATATAAAGATCATTAGAATTGATTTTTTCATTAAAATCCTCCTTTTAATTCTTTTTCTAAATTATAAATATTTTGTTTTATCTGTAACATAAATTTAGGAGTATCATATATATTTTCAAATGAGTTTTTTAATTGTTTTGTATCTATTTCATATCCATCATCTAAAAAAGTTCTTTTTATGTACCAATTTATTTTAGAGTCGAGATATATAACAAAATAAAGAGCATTTGAAAGATCTCCTAATGGTTGGCAATCAATATTAGTTTTTACAAAAGTTGCATTTACAGTTGTACCATTGTTTGGTTTTGTTTTGATATTAAAACTACCACCCGTTAATTCACAAGAGAACTTTAAAAAAGGCAATCCCATGCCAATTTTTTTCTTCCTCTCTTTTTTTGTAGTATAAAAAGGAGTAAGTGCATTGTTCAATTCTTCTGAATTCATCCCTATTCCATAATCTTTAACTTCGAAAGAAAAAAAATCTTTGCTTTCGATAATAATTAATTTACATTCTATTGAATTAGACCTTACAGCGTTTTCGCATATATCTATTATATGATCAGAGATTGTTTCTAATGTGGCCATACTGGTTTCACCTTACCATTATAGAGTGATTTTTTAAGTTCGTCAAAAGTTCTTGATTCACATTCTAAAATACAAGATGGATTTTTTAACTGATCTGGAAAATGAGAATCATTACCATAAATAAATCTTTTGTAGCCAAGTTTTTGTGCTTTTATTAATTCGTCTTCATTTTTTACTTCTACTGCATCGAAATCTAATTCTAAAGGAAGACCAAGTTGATATATAAGTCCAAAAGCTCTAAATATATGTGCCGGATATATTATTGATTTAAATTTTTTAGATAAATTATAAACTTCTTCAACAGTTAAGTTTGAAGAGCTTCCAAGATATGGAGAGCTTTTGATATCTATAAATTCTGATTTTTCATCGACTAGTATTTGATATCCTAATTTTTCTGGGTCATAATTTTTTATTATTAGAGTATTTTCAATTATTTTTGAGAATTTTATACACTCTTTTATATATTTAAAATAGATTATGATATGGACTTCTTCAGATGTTTGAACTTCTATTCCGGGAATTAATTTTATTCCAATTTTATTTAATTGAAAATTAAAAGAATACATATTTTCAGCAGAATTATGATCAGTTATTGAGATCCAATCTATTGAACTTGAACTTAAAATATCATTATATATTTCAGGAGTCATAGTTATATCAGCACAGGGTGAAAGAACTGTATGATTATGAAAGCAGCAATTATATTTATTCATTTTTTAGAAGATTATATATTTTGCCAGCAGTTTCAAAAGCATCATTTTCAGAAATTAAAAGAGAAATATCCATTTCTTCTGCTTTTTTAATTGTTTCTTCAAGATATTTTCCTGGTTTAGGCAGTACAATAGCCTTTGCACCTACTACTTCTGCAACTGCGATTATATTTTGATGAGTTTGATGAGTTATCCATATACAATCTTTTTTTGCGTCTCTCATCACTTCACTCAATAAATCTCCTATATGGCCAGATATTATATCTGTATCTGTTTTTGATGAATAGATAATTTTTAGATCTAATTTTTCTATCATATTTTGTAGAGTCACATTTTATTCCCCCTTATTGAAATAAAATAGCATTTCTAATTTTACTCCTTTTCCAGAACTTGAAATTAATGTCATTCTATCTGAAAATCTTTTCATATTTGGAAGACCCATTCCAGCTCCAAATCCTTTTTCTCTAACATTTTCAGTAGCTGTAGAATAACCTTCTTTTAGAGCAGAATCTATATCTTCTATACCTTTTCCAAAATCTTCGATGAATACTTTAATTTTATCTTCTTCTGTCCAACAATATAATATTCCATTAGACTCTGAGTGAATTACAACGTTTGCTTCTGCTTCATATGTAGAAATAGATATTTTTCTTATCAATTCTGGATTAATATTTTTAGAAGTTAAAAATTTTTTTAATTTTGTTGCGGCTATTCCTACCATTTCTACAGATTTATAATCTATAGAATATTTAAAGTCATATCCTTCAGTTTCAAAATTTTCTCCAGTTATAGAAGATACATAATTTTTATTTAAAACTTTATCCCTTCTTTCATCATGAACATATATATAGCCAAGCTTTTTAAACATCCATTCTAATATATCAATTTTTGTTACCACGCCAACGACTTTTTTCTTAGAATTTATTACAGGATATCGTCCAAATTTCTCATTTTTATTTAGTTCTAAAAAAGTCATAATTGTATCTTCTTCATTTAAAAAAATTGGTTTTTTTGTCATCCATTTTTCGACACGTTCTTCTAGACTATTATTTTCAATTACTCTTATTATATCTTCTATACTTAAAATTCCGCTTAGAGTTAAATCTCTTTTTATAACAGGCATTCCAGATATTCCTTTTATTCTCATTATTTCTTTAGCGTATTTTAATTTAGTTTCGCCAGTGACTAGAATTGGTGGAGTGGTCATAATTTCATTTATTAAAGTGTTAGAAAAAACTTTTGATAATGTACTTACTAATTTATCAACTTCATTTTTATTTTCTAACATAATTGATCATCCGTTCCCATAGCATCTTTAATTCCACTTTTGAATAAAATCGCGCATGCCATATACATAGAAAGGGAGGATTTTATGATACAAACCTCTAAATCCTCCGCTATTTCTTTTAAATTTTCTGGAATTTCTTTTCCCCTAACAAATATTATTCCTTTTGCACCTATTACAGCAGCTGTGGTGATTGTTTGAGGACTTGTTAAGCCAGTTATTAAGAACATATTTTCTTTTGAAAAGGCAAGAAAATCGCTCATTAAATCAGAAGCTCCGGCATATTCAATATTAAAGTTTTTAATACTTTCAGGTAAAACTATGGCAGATCCTTTAACAATTTTAATTAACTCTTGTATATTCAAAAGTATCATCTCCTTATAAGAGATCTCCTGTATAATTATGGTTTATAAAAGCTTCAAAACTCCATGGACAAATTTCTTTTACTATTTCAGCCATTGCCCTTGCATATTCTTGTATTTCCCATTGAGCATGAGAATCAGCTCTCAGATTAAAAAAATGAAATAAAGCTCTTAAATTAGTTGTTAAATAGAACTCTGTATATTGACCAACTGGTAATACCATTCTCGCCATTTCTCTTGCAACACCTTTATTTAAAAGATTATTATATATATTATAAGATTCCATATAAGCATTTTCTATCAAATTTATACATTCTTGTGAAAGTTCAGAGTTTTTTATTTTTATACTACCCTGTTTATTTTCTTTATCAGGAGTTCTTATATGATCTGGTATATAAAATTCATCAGCTTGTTTTGAAGTATATCTCCTTGAAATTTCATTTGGAGACATTCCAATCCTATGTCTAAACCATTGTCTAACAATAAATATAGGTGCTTTTACATGAAATGTAAAACTTATATGTTCAAATGGTGAAAAGTGAGAATGTTTTAAAAGATAGTTAATTAATTTTTTATCTCTTTCATCTGTAGAAATTTCTTGACCATAAGAAACTCTTGCTGCTCTTACAGCAGATCTATCATTTCCCATTTGATCTATTAAAGTTACAAACCCTTTGTCAAGTATTTTGATTGTTTTTTTCTGATTCTCCTGCATCATTATTTTCTTCATCCTTTCTTTTGTTTTTTTTAAATTTATTTATATTCAATAATAATATTCCAAATATTATTACGAATAAACTTAATGGAATTATATATGAGAACAATCCTGTTATTTTTGTTTCCTTGTCTATTTCTTTGAGGAGTTTTATTATTTCAGGGTCATTATTTTTGTAATAAAGAGCTTTTTGTAAATATAATCTCGATATTAATTTATCTTTTGAAGTTTTATA from Oceanotoga teriensis encodes the following:
- a CDS encoding ABC transporter ATP-binding protein, which gives rise to MIQINNIKFNYGNGFNLDIKNLHIKNGEIVSIIGPNGAGKSTLIKLISKILPLKYGNIFIDSKNLKSLNLKELSKLIAVVPQEFNTIFDYSVKSIVETSRLPYSKKFDFFTENKEDENIISNSMKKTDTYKFKEKSFSNLSGGEKQRVMVARAFAQKSKILLLDEFSSHLDPGHTQYLLNIIKNLSQKENLTILSVFHDINLASLYSNRILIMKDGKIIKDGTPNEVITKKIIEDIYNFKAEIIIHPKYKIPQVIFQ
- a CDS encoding ATP-binding protein: MATLETISDHIIDICENAVRSNSIECKLIIIESKDFFSFEVKDYGIGMNSEELNNALTPFYTTKKERKKKIGMGLPFLKFSCELTGGSFNIKTKPNNGTTVNATFVKTNIDCQPLGDLSNALYFVIYLDSKINWYIKRTFLDDGYEIDTKQLKNSFENIYDTPKFMLQIKQNIYNLEKELKGGF
- the thyX gene encoding FAD-dependent thymidylate synthase, whose product is MQENQKKTIKILDKGFVTLIDQMGNDRSAVRAARVSYGQEISTDERDKKLINYLLKHSHFSPFEHISFTFHVKAPIFIVRQWFRHRIGMSPNEISRRYTSKQADEFYIPDHIRTPDKENKQGSIKIKNSELSQECINLIENAYMESYNIYNNLLNKGVAREMARMVLPVGQYTEFYLTTNLRALFHFFNLRADSHAQWEIQEYARAMAEIVKEICPWSFEAFINHNYTGDLL
- a CDS encoding CBS domain-containing protein, which translates into the protein MLENKNEVDKLVSTLSKVFSNTLINEIMTTPPILVTGETKLKYAKEIMRIKGISGMPVIKRDLTLSGILSIEDIIRVIENNSLEERVEKWMTKKPIFLNEEDTIMTFLELNKNEKFGRYPVINSKKKVVGVVTKIDILEWMFKKLGYIYVHDERRDKVLNKNYVSSITGENFETEGYDFKYSIDYKSVEMVGIAATKLKKFLTSKNINPELIRKISISTYEAEANVVIHSESNGILYCWTEEDKIKVFIEDFGKGIEDIDSALKEGYSTATENVREKGFGAGMGLPNMKRFSDRMTLISSSGKGVKLEMLFYFNKGE
- a CDS encoding iron-sulfur binding hydrogenase, whose translation is MTLQNMIEKLDLKIIYSSKTDTDIISGHIGDLLSEVMRDAKKDCIWITHQTHQNIIAVAEVVGAKAIVLPKPGKYLEETIKKAEEMDISLLISENDAFETAGKIYNLLKNE
- a CDS encoding ABC transporter substrate-binding protein, which codes for MKKALSIVLLLLVGIIALSSFTIIDDLGRPVKIDQDIKRIISAAPAVSDYLKHLNAEDLVVGVTDWDNNIEAEKIGNMTPLNLEKIISLNPDIVFISGGFQEKELERLEKYNIKTIVINPLSINDIIRDTVLIGTIIDKKEQAIKLSKNLRERMLNISKETSTWSEKPTVMYAMISSQNISSIWTSGTGSFMNELLSIAGSLNVASPYTGNNGWLSVGPEFIVSKNPDIIIVPSYFMGDNSGIETLKSASQFKNVNAVKNNKIFSINNDKASQASPSLIEALESIYEIIKESK
- a CDS encoding FecCD family ABC transporter permease, which produces MTIKKIKNRKRIIPLLFILLIISFISIIIFTSLGSVNIPLKEVIKTLFLNQENSTYKLLIMDLRLPRILGSFIIGGILALSGNILQLIIQNPLADPYILGISSGASFGAVIYTALSGILGLHLFFGLETFSFIFSIISAIIVFMLAKEGKKFPVLSLILSGVIVSFLFNAFTTLITVMFWRNLIHVNIWLMGSTASITWEDIFILTVVLLIQTIVIIIYNKELNVLSMGDDMAIYSGVNPEKIKMILILTNIFAVSIAVSKSGIIGFVGLIIPHLVRKIKGPYSLISSLISILSGGIFLTISDFISRTIFAPSELPIGIITSIIGAPLFIYVMKKRGKKL